Proteins from a genomic interval of Caldalkalibacillus thermarum:
- a CDS encoding ATP-grasp domain-containing protein, whose product MLRKKRILILGDTFLERFTPWLKEFHNEIHVIASHNTESLSLVDQFLIDPVISTEEIKSYIQKNQIEGIISKVDTNNEFHLIRDAVIKEYADEHSIPFFGQSMRSAIISMDKSIQRIIFESEAIPMPKGYIVNDEKDLLQASSKLRFPVVLKKNTGSANVGVFFAKNTEELDLIYASNKMNNMVLEEFIAGQEVGLQAIVVGGNIRIIQHAYLGQTSIQSDPHSRYRISPGLDPRLKKEAERLIEHLVKITGVNGILQVDCIHEPDSNRLLVLEVNNRFNGMCDLVSYSSGFNVFKNTVLYSMGIKDFDRENQAIAVEIPIKSLHAKEWGVDSFVKASREFKNIIFVLLVADTIEDLIKATRRIPEEQKNYDQIEFEKKLKELVN is encoded by the coding sequence GAGCGATTTACTCCATGGCTTAAAGAATTTCATAATGAGATACATGTCATTGCATCGCATAATACAGAAAGCCTCTCATTGGTTGATCAGTTTTTGATCGACCCAGTTATATCTACTGAAGAGATAAAAAGCTATATCCAAAAAAATCAAATTGAAGGTATTATTTCAAAAGTTGATACAAACAATGAGTTTCATTTGATTAGAGATGCAGTAATCAAAGAATATGCTGATGAACATTCTATTCCTTTTTTTGGGCAGAGTATGCGTTCAGCGATCATATCTATGGATAAATCGATCCAACGTATCATATTTGAATCTGAGGCAATTCCTATGCCTAAGGGATACATAGTTAATGATGAGAAGGATTTATTGCAAGCTAGTTCTAAACTTCGGTTCCCAGTGGTTTTGAAGAAGAACACTGGTTCGGCTAATGTAGGGGTTTTTTTCGCAAAAAATACTGAAGAATTAGATTTAATTTATGCAAGTAATAAGATGAATAATATGGTATTAGAAGAATTTATAGCTGGCCAAGAGGTTGGATTGCAAGCTATCGTAGTTGGTGGAAATATTCGAATAATTCAGCATGCTTATTTAGGCCAAACTTCTATTCAATCCGATCCACATTCTCGTTATCGTATTTCACCTGGATTAGATCCTAGGTTAAAGAAAGAAGCGGAGAGATTGATAGAACATTTAGTAAAAATCACTGGAGTCAATGGAATTCTCCAGGTGGATTGTATTCATGAACCAGATTCTAATCGATTATTGGTATTGGAAGTGAACAATCGCTTCAATGGCATGTGTGACTTAGTTAGTTATTCCAGTGGATTTAATGTTTTTAAAAATACCGTCTTATACAGTATGGGAATAAAGGATTTTGACCGAGAAAACCAAGCTATCGCTGTAGAAATTCCAATAAAATCTCTACATGCGAAAGAGTGGGGTGTTGATTCATTTGTAAAAGCCTCAAGAGAATTTAAAAACATAATTTTTGTTCTGCTTGTAGCAGATACTATAGAAGATTTGATCAAGGCTACAAGGCGTATTCCAGAAGAACAAAAAAATTATGACCAAATAGAATTTGAGAAAAAACTTAAGGAATTAGTAAATTAA